Proteins from a genomic interval of Echeneis naucrates chromosome 21, fEcheNa1.1, whole genome shotgun sequence:
- the rapgef4a gene encoding rap guanine nucleotide exchange factor 4 has product MVAAHTSSHSSESAEWIICLDKRPAERSGEDIDIILARLKNLKAFERFHPRLLQQICLYGFYDCLEKGITLYRQGDIGTSWYAVLSGSLDVKVSETSRYQDAVTICTLGTGTAFGESILDNTPRHATIVTREISELLRIEQREFRSLWERYHQYMAGLLTPPYGVMESSCSADKMPDKGNRSNNSVVPLSKHQNKKSFIESPVTPHPKYISQVPSEKILRAGKILRNAILSRAPHMIRDRKYHLKTYRQCCVGTELVDWQMQQSSCIHSRIQAVGMWQVLLEEGVLNHVDQELSFQDKYLFYRFLDDEQEDAPLPSEEEKQESQEELQDTLLLLSQIGPDAHMRMILRKHPSERTADDLEIIYEELLHIKALSHLSTTVKRELAGVLIFESHAKAGTVLFNQGEEGTSWYIILKGSVNVVIYGKGVVCTLHEGDDFGKLALVNDAPRAASIVLREDNCHFLRVDKEDFNRILRDVEANTVRLKEHGQDVLVLEKSLSSCRTSVQGASSSHYKYKVMSGTPEKILEHLLEMMRLDSQFTESDSALDDFVLMHCVFIPNSQLCPVLMAHYHAQALQGTEQEKLDYTLNNKRRVIRLVMQWAAVHGEHLQEDDNLVAFLQEIVMAVSNDAKAIPAIRDQVTELERIVKCNIEDARVSQKKHKVLLRHFTIGEEKLQKRQPIKSYDEILFKVYCSDHTYTTIRVPIAATVREVIDAVADKLGSTEDLLLVHLTSAGEKVIFKPNDVSVFSTLSINGRLFVCRSDQLDSLTPLPEQEGPYSGSLASFELMSSKDVAYHMTSYDWELFHCVHELELIYHTFGRQNVKKTTVNLDLFLRRFNEIQLWVISEICMCSQLSKRVQLLKKFIKIAAHCKEYKNLNAFFAVIMGLSNPAVSRLSQTWEKLPSKFKKFYSEFENLMDPSRNHRAYRLTVAKLEPPIIPFMPLLIKDMTFTHEGNKTFIDNLVNFEKMRMIANTVKIVRYCRSQPFNPVSPLASKSHPEVQSYVRQLNVIDNQRTLTQLSHGLEPRRS; this is encoded by the exons ATGGTAGCAGCGCACACTTCCTCACATTCATCGGAATCTGCCGAGTGGATTATATGTCTGGATAAAAG ACCAGCAGAGCGCTCTGGGGAGGACATTGATATAATACTTGCACGTCTGAAAAATTTGAAGGCCTTTGAGAGATTCCATCCCAGGTTGCTGCAACAGATTTGTCTGTATGGTTTCTATGACTGCTTGGAGAAAGGCATCACCT TGTATCGCCAAGGAGACATTGGCACCAGTTGGTATGCCGTCCTGTCTGGTTCGTTGGATGTTAAAGTATCAGAGACTTCAAGGTATCAG GATGCTGTCACTATATGCACTCTGGGAACTGGTACAGCTTTTGGAGAGTCGATCCTGGATAACACCCCCCGACATGCCACCATTGTTACACGGGAAATCAGTGAACTCCTACGCATTGAACAGAGGGAGTTCAGGTCTCTGTGGGAA aGATATCATCAGTACATGGCTGGGCTCCTCACCCCACCCTATGGAGTGATGGAGAGCAGTTGTAGCGCTGATA AAATGCCGGACAAAGGGAACAGAAGCAACAACTCAGTTGTTCCTCTCTCAAAACATCAGAACAAG AAGTCATTCATTGAAAGCCCCGTCACACCCCACCCCAAATACATTTCTCAG GTGCCCTCAGAAAAGATCTTGAGGGCTGGGAAGATTCTCCGTAACGCCATCCTCTCCAGGGCGCCTCACATGATCAGAGACAGAAAGTACCATCTGAAAACATATCG gCAGTGCTGCGTGGGGACAGAGTTGGTCGACTGGCAAATGCAACAAAGCTCATGCATTCACTCTCGTATTCAGGCTGTGGGCATGTGGCAGGTGCTGTTAGAAGAAGGTGTCCTCAACCATG TGGACCAAGAGCTGAGCTTCCAAGACAAGTACCTCTTCTACCGCTTCTTGGACGACGAACAGGAGGATGCCCCTCTGCCCAgcgaggaggagaagcaggagagCCAAGAGGAACTGCAGGAcaccctgctcctcctctcgcAGATTGGACCCGATGCCCACATGAGGATGATTCTACGGAAACA CCCATCTGAGAGAACAGCAGATGATTTAGAGATCATTTATGAAGAGCTGCTCCATATAAAGGCCTTATCTCATCTGTCCACTACT GTTAAGCGAGAGTTAGCAGGAGTGCTGATCTTTGAGTCCCATGCAAAGGCAGGAACAGTGT tgtTCAATCAAGGAGAGGAAGGCACGTCATGGTACATTATACTGAAGGGCTCAGTCAACGTTGTCATCTATGGAAAA GGTGTTGTTTGCACACTTCATGAAGGTGATGACTTTGGAAAGTTGGCCCTTGTCAACGATGCTCCCCGCGCTGCCTCCATTGTGCTTCGAGAAGACAACTGTCACTTCCTTAGAGTGGACAAGGAGGACTTCAACAGGATTTTGAGG gATGTGGAGGCCAACACGGTGCGTCTGAAGGAGCACGGTCAGGATGTTCTGGTGTTGGAGAAGAGTCTCAGCAGCTGCCGAACATCCGTTCAGGGAGCCTCATCCTCACATTACAA ATACAAGGTAATGTCGGGGACGCCGGAGAAAATTTTGGAGCACCTCCTTGAAATGATGCGATTGGATTCTCAATTCACAGAGTCAG ATTCAGCTTTAGATGACTTTGTGCTCATGCACTGTGTCTTCATCCCAAACAGTCAACTCTGTCCAGTGTTGATGGCCCA CTACCATGCCCAGGCCTTGCAGGGCACTGAACAGGAGAAACTGGATTACACGCTTAACAACAAGCGCAGAGTGATCCGCCTGGTTATGCAGTGGGCAGCTGTTCACGGAGAGCACCTGCAAGAGGATGACAATTTGGTGGCCTTTCTACAG GAGATTGTCATGGCGGTATCTAATGATGCCAAAGCAATTCCAGCCATCAGGGACCAGGTAACGGAGCTGGAGAGAATTGTAAAGTGCAA CATTGAAGATGCCAGAGTTTCTCAGAAAAAG CACAAAGTCCTGCTGAGACACTTCACAATTGGAGAGGAGAAACTTCAGAAACGTCAGCCTATTAAGAGTTATGATGAAA ttCTGTTCAAAGTGTACTGCTCTGACCACACCTACACCACAATCCGCGTCCCTATAGCTGCCACAGTCAGGGAGGTCATCGATGCTGTGGCTGACAAACTGGGGTCAACAGAGGACCTGCTCCTGGTCCACCTTACTTCGGCAGGag agAAAGTGATCTTCAAGCCTAACGATGTTTCAGTATTCTCCACTCTCAGCATAAACGGACGGCTGTTTGTCTGTCGGAGTGACCAGCTGGATTCTTTG ACCCCTTTACCTGAGCAGGAGGGTCCTTATTCAGGGTCACTGGCCAGCTTTGAGTTGATGAGCTCCAAGGATGTGGCTTACCATATGACTTCCTATGACTGGGAGCTTTTCCATTGTGTACATGAG CTTGAACTCATCTACCACACGTTTGGAAGGCAAAATGTTAAGAAAACCACTGTAAACCTGGATCTGTTCTTGAGGAGGTTTAATGAAATTCAGCTTTGGGTGATCTCAGAGATTTGCATGTGCTCTCAGCTCAGCAAGCGGGTGCAGCTTCTCAAGAAGTTCATCAAGATTGCTGCCCA CTGTAAGGAGTACAAGAATCTAAATGCCTTCTTTGCTGTCATTATGGGCCTGAGTAACCCAGCGGTGAGCAGGCTGAGTCAGACCTGGGAG AAACTTCCCAGCAAATTCAAGAAGTTTTACAGTGAATTTGAAAACTTGATG GACCCGTCCAGGAACCACAGAGCGTACCGGCTGACAGTTGCCAAGCTGGAGCCTCCCATTATTCCCTTCATGCCACTGCTGATCAAAG acaTGACTTTCACTCATGAGGGCAACAAGACATTTATTGACAATTTGGTCAACTTTGAAAAAATG cGAATGATAGCAAACACAGTGAAGATAGTGAGATACTGCAGGAGCCAGCCATTCA ATCCAGTTTCACCTCTGGCAAGCAAGAGCCATCCAGAAGTTCAGTCTTATGTTCGCCAGCTCAACGTGATCGACAACCAAAGGACATTAACTCAGCTCTCTCATGGACTTGAACCTCGAAGGTCTTGA